AACTCATTGACTAGGGTAAACACTTCTGAGCACTTAAAATTTTAGATGCATCTTTGGACAATGTACAAAATTTTAACACTATTAATACAAACAAGGACATAAGATTTGGAAAATGTCACAAAAAAGGAGAAAGTTGAACTCTAAAGCAAAAGTGTTCATTTGTCTTGGCATGCTTACAACTCAGAATTGATACAGAAAATTTCAAACCGTGCTTTGCTAGGCAGGTTTTGTGCCTGTGTTTATTATTGCACATCATATAAGGGCTTCATAACAAGTACGGCACATAGGTATTCAATTTGTGACTTCGCTGCAGCATAGCATATGATAAAGCTGCTGTACAAGTGACTTTCATCTGCTGTCACAGCTTCATAGCCAAGATTCTCTATGACACAAAACATTTGCCTGGAGATCAAGTACTCAGTCTTCAAAACTGTTTCCTACGAGATCAATGGACCAGGTTATGTTACGATGGCAATAATCATAAATAAACTTCCACTCTCTTTTTGTGGGAAGGCTGAGACACCTAATCCCTGCAGCATTAATTCATTTTCATTAAATGTCTGCAACTTATTTGCTTGTAAATGTCTCTTTTGCTGCATACTTACTCTGTAAGACAAAGGCATCTCAACTTCTCTACACAACATACCAATTTTTTATATCCATAAAATGCTGCATTTAGACCTTAACACTCTAAGGCACTTAATAAAGCAATTTCCTAAAAAGTTTAGAGTCTATGGGCAAACTTATATTCACCAACGAGCCTAGATTTGGtgctcaaaggaaaaaaaaaactgttatcAGAGCAAATACAGCACCATGACAACTTGCATGGAAGTAACATTTAAGGACAGATTGAGAAACAAAAAAGCTGCTATTGCAGCTGCTGGAAGAAAATCAAAATGTTATCATTCATGATGGTGATGTACAGTTGAAAACTTCTCATCATCCAACTCTCCAAGTATTTTTGGAGAAGGGAATCATTGAAATAAACAATAAAGATGACATGTCAGCAGAGCACAGCATGGAGCAAGATGATAAGGATGCTGATCTGCTTCTGAGACAAGGACCTGTAACTGGAAGATTGTCTCATGTACAACAATCCCAGTTATACGTTGCTGTATAcctttttttggaaagaaatttccaTGAACCTCATGATACAGATGGAAACATGTCCCAATGTACATCCTCATGGAAGAGAATTACAATAGTAGAACTGTAGGAACAACAATTCTTATACATGTTCAGTAATTACAATGCTCGGGTTGTCATCATGCAAAATCAAGCCTGGTTCTGCAAGCAATCTCAGTGTAAGTATCAGACATCTCATCTATCTCATGTCCAACTTCCAAAATCAAATATAAACATTCTAGAACCTTTACTATCCTTCTTGAATATTTTGTATAAAATCTTCCTCAATTCTATTCAGCACTCAGTGAATACCTTTAACAACAAACTTTATGCTCTGTTTTACCAAAGGCATGCAGGACCACCAGGCATCTATATTGGCTTCTACTAATTTACAATTTGGCacccaaaggaaaaaaaaaaagcataaaaaGGGTAGCCACATAGAAGAGAAACTTAAATCATTCCATTGTTttttgatttcaagaatttaTAAAGCTAACCTTCAAATTGATGACAGCAACCCTATTAGCTGGCGCAGAAAGCTGTTGACTAATATATGTCATGGATTTCAACATTGGTTCCAGTGTGACCTTTGTAAGTCTAAACTGCACATCTGTTTCTCCTGAAGGAGTCTTACCATAATCTTGCAGCTGCAACATAATCAAGACAGAAATGCAGATTAATGTTAATTGATATGTAGAACAAATCAAAAGCAATGCATCCAGTACATATTCACCCTGTCAAATACATGATAGTCAAAACCAATGGGAACAAATCATCGTGTCAACATTTTAAGGTCGTCACAAAATTCATAGCCTAAGAGCAGACAACCTCTGATGCACTTGCCAATTTCAAGCAGCAGCACCCACTAGACGTTAGTTATGGCCAACAGATCTTATACAGCCAATTAATCAGCCTCTTACtccattttattattttgtgcAAGAAACATGTCTAGAATTGTTGTATACCTCTTCAAAAATTAACATGCTACAGCAACTAGGATAAATTTCACTTGATAACATGCTACAACAACTAGGATAAATTTCACCTTGTAAAATTCTACACGTATGATGTATAAGACTACACAAAAATGCACAACAACATTGTATTAGTAACGAATCAACAGCTATTGATATACCTGTAAATATGTTTCAATTACATACAAAAGGACTTATTAGATGAGCAAAGGGAGATATGTCATCTCATGCATAAGAGCCTGGGTTATACAATAAGACACCTTTCATGTGTTAATGTCCTTGAGATACTGATCCTGATTCTCTAACATTTGACACAATGGAGCATCAGTTTAAAGTTGAATCCAACTGCACCAATGCTTTTTGAACCGTAAGAAAGTAAGACTGTAAATGGTTATGTCTTTTGATTTTTAGCATGAATGAGTATAAACTGTTATACCTTTCAACTTTCAGTATGAATAACAGGTCCTGATTCAGAGAGCAAAGatgaaaagaaggaaagaaggtAACTTTTGCAATTCCACCGAATTATACCTAGCTGTTACAGAGCAATTTTTCCAATCATCTAGGTCAACTAGGATGTATTACTAGTAATGCTCCATTAGAATTCTAGGTGTTTGAAGGCAGTTTTGTAATGCCAACAGATGTTAAGTGCTGAAGGCACGAGTCATCCTAGGCAAGTTAAAAGTATCAAGGCTTTTGTCCAATCAAATCAAACTTATGCTGTTAAGGTCAAATTTGGCTGCCTACGCTTAAGGGTTCAAGTCCAGTTTGGCTTTCACATTTATTAGCTTTATCTTTCTTATTTATTAGGATTTCTAAGCATCAAATTTAGTCCTAAAGGTActtatattctttttttttttctatatataTGTCAGTTGCAGTACATTAGTAGAGATGAATGACACAGAACTTTGTTGAATTGAATTTATTATCCAGTGCTGTCCTTCTTAGAGAACTGAAAGTAGCTTTGCCTTTTAGGTCTTCCCCAAGGAAATCTAGGTGGCATCCCTAGAATTTCTTACTTCAAGTCCttattttcaaagttcttgCTTCTATGTCTAAAGTTAATTCTGATTTCTCAAAGTTTCTACTTCTAGATCTTATTGTTCCCTCTCCTATCTTCTGATTTGTGAAGATTTTTACAACTGCATCCTAAAAATCAACTTATCCATAATTGCTAATTGGCGCACTATCATGTCCACTTTTCCTTCTAATAACAGCAGAAAAAACAGCAGTCTCCCAAGCTAGAGTCTAAGTCCAGGGACAAGAGATCAAACCTTCAGATTAATGACAGCTACTTTATTGGCCGGATCTGTGTTTTCTATAACCCATGTCATAGACTTAAAACAAGTGAGAACAACCtgcatgcatgaaatgaagtacTTAAGAGAACGAGTTGAAATAATCCACATTAGTTGTGCTTTTAATTGTtaacaaaattttgataaaataaactGTAAAGGCGCCAGTACACACAGAACTATCAGAAGGGCTTCCTTCATGGTTAATAGTCACAGGACCCGTGGATGGTTGATTCGAATCAGCAAGAGGGACACCAACGTCATTCAGGTTCAAGCAATGTGGCAACATATCTGACCATGGCCGCAGAGGTGGACACGCATTAGAAGTTGGTAAAGGTGTCTTCTTATTAATCTCATCCTGAAAATGCCCACTCCCTTGAGATGAAGGAGGTCTAACTTTGGCAACATTCTTCTTCACCACAGCAATCTTTCTTGCACCTTCCCTTAATGCACCCAATGCAGTACAATAGGTCTCTGAAGAAATTGCCCCTTCCTCTGCATACTTCAGTGCTTCCCTACATAGATTGTTGAAACGAGACGTTAGAGACTCCATACTCTGCGTATCTGCACCTCTGTCATCAGATCCAAGTCTGGCAGTCCTCGTCCATCTCTTCAGTATATAACAGGCTGGAAGCTTAAGCACATTTGTCACAGTAAAAACAGTCAAAATGTGTCTACAGACAATGCCTGAGTACTCAAACATCTGACAGCTACAATCTGCTTTCACATCAGAAATATCCAATGTGACAATATATGCTTTGTCATCATGCTCATATTTTGCAACCCTAAACTTGCTTATCACACCATCACCATCTATTTTATTGGCGGTGTAAACAAAAGTTTCAACAAGTTCTTCTTGGAACTTCGCAAAAATCTTTTTTGTATACAGGCTTGCTGCTTGTTGTTCCATTGGTGATGGTGTCTTCAGTTCAGGTGTGGAGCAAAGCGTATCAAAATCTGCTTCTATTTCCCTTTCCAGGGAATTTTCTAAAGCCCTTTCATACTGCTTGAAGAACGTTGGAAGGTTGGTCTGTTGATTCACATACCCATCAAAAAAGGAGTTTATCCCATGGTTTGctgaaaatgcagcaaaaaaaCAATCGCGAAAATAAACTGGGGCCCACTGCTGGCGAGCATTATATACAGCTTTAAGCCACTCATTTTTCCAGAGATTGTATTTGTCAAGGAGGGAGCTCCATGAAGactcaaaatcctcaattgTCTCAGAAAAATTGATGCAGCTATAAAGTTCTCCATAAAAGGAAGGATGAGCTAAATACACATGAGCCAACCTTTCCTGGCCCTCTCTTAAGATATGCCACTTACAAATGCAGTGACGAGTTTCTGGTAATACCTGATGAACTGCTGCCTTGATGGCTCTATCTTGGTCAGTTGTCATTGAAACAGGAGGATGATTATTCATTGCAGATAACCATGTCCTGAAAACCCATGCGAATGAAGACTCAGACTCATCCAAAATTAAAGCACAACCAAATAACACCATTTGACCATGATGATTGACCCCAGTAAAAGAAGCAAATGGAACCTGAAACTGATTAGGTCTATACATGGTATCAAATATAACTGCATCACCAAAGTGACTGTATGCTGTCCTTGATCTTGCATCAGCCCAGAAAATGTTAGTCATACAATTGTCATCATCAAGCTGTATAGCATAGTAGAAGCCAGGATTCTCAGCCTGCATCTTTTTGAAATAGTTGAGGAGATTATGAGCATCTCTTCCCAGAGTCCTTTTTTGCCCACAGGGTTGAACAAAATTTATGGGCATAAGAGGGCTAAGATTTCTCACTGGAACACTTATTTCTACTGGAGAGACACAACTTGCACGGTGAGTAAGTTCATAATATACGTTATTTCCATTAGTGGAGATCATGAGGTCATTCTGGCTACTAAGTGTCTCTGCTGCACTCGTAGTAGCACCAGCAAAATGCCTTCGAGGTCTGAGATAATGCACCTTTCCAGGATTCACTGTAGAATGGTTGTGATCCTCCACAAATTTAGTCACAATCCAActatctgaattttttttttctatccgAAGCATAGCGTTACAGGTTtcaacattttttcttttaaaaacttCTCTGCAACAAGCAAAATCCCACCTAACAATTGGTCCATCTGGCTTCGAACGGCTGTACTGCCCAACATGTGTGCTAAAACCCACATGCCTTGCATATGCATCATAAAAGCTCTTGGCAGCTTCTTCAGATTCAAACTCCATACCCACATACGGCTTCTCAATTCCATTTTCAACCTGACAGCTTCTCTCGTTTTCAGCAGAATTCCCCGGAAGATTTTTCTTTCTATCATGGTTAATATGAGTGTGCGATTCACCATTTTTTTGCCTCTTCTCTCGGTCTACATGGACAACTTCAACAACTTCATCATCCATTGACCTGAGTGAATGTATCAGGACATTGGCATATTCTCTCACTCACGCATCTATGTCTCACATCTATTCATGTAAAACGAATGGTTGGCGACTAAAATCTTATCCAAGCAACTAAACTTAACAGTGCATCCGACATTTGTCCTCCTGCTTATGCTGAAAGAAACCACTCATAAACAACCGAACAAGAAGcaaagagaagagagaagaaagagagagttAGAAAAAAGTTAGTGTCAACTTGCACCCAAGCTGTACCATGAATTTATCAATCCATCCATTGAAGTCAGCATTAAAAATAAGCATGCAGAAATAACCAAATGTTATACATAGGGGCCTTGCAGCCTCCGTCAACATCACCTTCCTTCTCAAGAAGATGAAGCTGAATATGTAGAAGCAGCGGCAAATGCATTAGCAACAGCAAGAGGCCGTGCGGCAGTGTCTTGAGGAATTTTTGCTGTGTGTTTAAGAGTTAATTATGCAACTATAGCCGATTAAGAGTTTACAAGGGAACAACAAATTTTGGTAGCCGGAATAGGAAAAATGTGGAAACACAGTACTATTGCATGCAATCATGTGAACATAGGAAATTCATATGATAAAGCTCAGTAATCAATCCTCTTGAATGCAAATGAAACTTCTCAGAAACTTATattgctttcttcttccttgtTGGATGAATTCTTTATCCTTTATGAATACCAGAAATTATCAACAAGATGAAAAAGTAAAGACAGATGAGAACTTGTAGGTGAATTAAATATAAATCTGTTAAAGGAAATGCTTTGCACTCTCTCTACATATTTTTAGGCAGTATCAGAAAAGTCAAGATGCTAAAGGAAACATAGAGATCAAGAAATAGGATCTCAAAGCCACAATAATGGCACAGCTTAGAAGTTCAAAGATACATTTTCCATAGATGTCATATAAATCATAAATTGCGCAGATAGCCACCAATTTTTAAGTGAATGCTCCATCTGAAACCCTAAAATCCCACTTCAGTAGCTACCTAAAAAGGTTATCCTCTAGCAAAAGCTTCCAAACCATCCGACAGTGGAGGACAGCATGACAATACTCCCACTAGCAGACTTGACAACATTCATACATCTGCAGTAAGAGTTAGTAAGGTCCTCCAATAGTACAAGAGATAATCAGAATCTAGTACAATAAGTACTATTGTTCATACAAAGTCTTTGATTTGAAAGAATTCTTGAAGTAGAATCTAGTCCAATGAGAATTATTGTTCATACAAAGTCTTTGATGTTCAAGACATCTTCCACAAATGCTTCTTcagagggaaagaaagagaaggatCGGAAAATCATAAACATGGGGAGTTTAAAGAGATTCATGCAGGACCAGCAGATTTGCTCAAATGtcgtaatttttcttttaagtgTTTTAAGTTGAACCTCTCTCTTTTGGTGCGAGAGTTTACACTGCATCTGGAAATATATTTGTACAAGACAGTATACGCTATGGTTGTAGTTGCATCTCTAAccgaagaaacaaaaaataaccAGACAGAAGGCTATCCTTAATATAGCTTTCCTGTAGTGACCTTACTCCTACAATCCAGAGCAAATTTCTCCCCTTCTCCACCCACCTCACATTACCCTCACCTTATAAACTAGCTAGAACCTTCAACACCACATTAGTGCCTCAGCTCTTCATGCCACCCAATGCTCTTTCTCTAAAGAGTGAGCAAGGGGCTGTACAAAAAATCAGTCAGCTACTTAGCTCCAAAAAGCTGAACCCTACAGTTTTGCTCCCCCTACGCAATCGGCCATCACATCAGTCTACTCTCTCACTAGTCAATCCCATTAAACACAGCCCTCCTTCCACTTCCCCTGAGCCTCGCCAGTCTTCAAATGGAACACCATGCTCCAGACAACCACCATTTCCTATCTAGCCCATTGTGCAAAACCAGCAAATTGATCAtaaattcaaaaagaaatttaaaaatttttaaaaaggaaagaaagaaatgctTGTTTTAAGCTAAAATGCTTTCATTCTTTTTATGCTTTCTGTATACTAAACCAATCAAAAGTGGAAAACAGAAAAGGCAAAATATATGAGCATTTCAGTTTCCCTAGTTTCAccccaaatatcaagcaaaataaattcctaaaaagaaaaaaaaaagctataaaaaatcaaaaaggtaACATTTCTACCTTACACTACAACTGAAACTTCCAATTCTCCATTTCAGACTGAAACCTAgagtggaaaaaagaaaagcacagATATTAATGCTGCACTAGAAATAATAGCGAACTCACCAATTACTAATTTACACACACCGAAGTAGGAAATGCACAGAAATAACGTCAATTTGTGAGGAAACCGGTGGTGGTGGTAGCGACGCCGGCGGTGGTCCGGGTGGCGGTTGAGGTTAGCAGAGCTTAGGAAGCCAGGGACCGTCGTCAGGGATCAGGCGCGGGCGCGGGCTCGGGCTCAGAGCGAGAATGAGCTGGGCTAGCTGCTGGCTCGCTCTACAGGCAAATCGGAGTTTTTTACGTTTTCTGGTTTCCGGGTTTCCATTTTAGGGGGCATTTGGTAAAAGGGTATCGGAATGAAGGAATGGAATAAACTCCATAATTGGTGTTTGGTTCACTGGTAtgggaattgaaattttggaatgatttctaaaaatttagCATCCCTCCATTCCTTAGTAAAAGGGtgagttttgtccaaaacccaagtgtgattccaaaatcttataattacataatatttagtataattaatatttttatatattatatatttatatttatattataatatatacatatatatataatttattataattataaaattttattataattatatattttattttaatattttaaattgaTGCTGCAAAAAAGTCACGTGTGTGAATCAGACCCTTGATAAATAGTCAAATGACAATTCAGCCCCGTGTGAATAGATATTTGTGGCAGTTAGTCCtgcatattcatttttgttAGCATTTGGCCCCTTAACAATAAGAAAAATATCTGCTCACTcgaagaagtttttcctcaaaCCCCACTCCCAATTGCCAAGCCCACCACATGCCATTTTTTTAAGTGAGAGGTGTTGAATTTAGAATTTCCTACTTATAATCTAGAGGTGTCAAAGAGACCCATTTAATTGAAGTCTACTCATACACACCCATAAATAGTTGGGTATGAGTATcttaaattttacatatatgtataaataaaaTGGGTATAATTGGGTAAGTGATAACCCACCAAATTCAATTAACCTATTTAACTAGAGATTCGCTAAACTTATTTCTCCACCTCTGCACCGTCAATATTGCTTCTTCAATTTTACTACCAGCTagaaaatttttgaatgttGC
This portion of the Coffea arabica cultivar ET-39 chromosome 2e, Coffea Arabica ET-39 HiFi, whole genome shotgun sequence genome encodes:
- the LOC113739937 gene encoding protein FAR1-RELATED SEQUENCE 3, with amino-acid sequence MDDEVVEVVHVDREKRQKNGESHTHINHDRKKNLPGNSAENERSCQVENGIEKPYVGMEFESEEAAKSFYDAYARHVGFSTHVGQYSRSKPDGPIVRWDFACCREVFKRKNVETCNAMLRIEKKNSDSWIVTKFVEDHNHSTVNPGKVHYLRPRRHFAGATTSAAETLSSQNDLMISTNGNNVYYELTHRASCVSPVEISVPVRNLSPLMPINFVQPCGQKRTLGRDAHNLLNYFKKMQAENPGFYYAIQLDDDNCMTNIFWADARSRTAYSHFGDAVIFDTMYRPNQFQVPFASFTGVNHHGQMVLFGCALILDESESSFAWVFRTWLSAMNNHPPVSMTTDQDRAIKAAVHQVLPETRHCICKWHILREGQERLAHVYLAHPSFYGELYSCINFSETIEDFESSWSSLLDKYNLWKNEWLKAVYNARQQWAPVYFRDCFFAAFSANHGINSFFDGYVNQQTNLPTFFKQYERALENSLEREIEADFDTLCSTPELKTPSPMEQQAASLYTKKIFAKFQEELVETFVYTANKIDGDGVISKFRVAKYEHDDKAYIVTLDISDVKADCSCQMFEYSGIVCRHILTVFTVTNVLKLPACYILKRWTRTARLGSDDRGADTQSMESLTSRFNNLCREALKYAEEGAISSETYCTALGALREGARKIAVVKKNVAKVRPPSSQGSGHFQDEINKKTPLPTSNACPPLRPWSDMLPHCLNLNDVGVPLADSNQPSTGPVTINHEGSPSDSSVVLTCFKSMTWVIENTDPANKVAVINLKLQDYGKTPSGETDVQFRLTKVTLEPMLKSMTYISQQLSAPANRVAVINLKLQDTMTTTGETEVKFQVSKDTLNSMLRSMAYIREQL